A genome region from Dendrosporobacter quercicolus includes the following:
- a CDS encoding NAD(P)H-dependent oxidoreductase, with protein sequence MLEAHKHIILQFPLYWYSYPPLLKKWLDDVFVHGWAYGSKGNKLNGKKFGIAMSIGDKKENYSPAGSISFTVDELITPFKASMIHIGAITLPYFTVFGSSFQASDEEIDQSVKDYLDYIFQSR encoded by the coding sequence TTGTTAGAAGCGCACAAGCACATCATTCTCCAGTTTCCCTTATACTGGTACAGCTATCCACCTTTATTAAAAAAGTGGCTGGACGATGTTTTTGTTCACGGATGGGCATATGGCTCAAAAGGGAACAAGTTGAACGGCAAAAAGTTCGGCATAGCGATGTCCATAGGAGATAAAAAAGAAAATTACTCGCCCGCCGGTTCAATTTCTTTTACGGTGGATGAATTGATTACGCCATTCAAAGCCAGTATGATACACATCGGAGCCATTACGCTTCCGTACTTTACCGTTTTCGGTTCCTCGTTTCAGGCAAGCGATGAAGAAATCGATCAGAGTGTGAAAGACTATCTGGATTATATATTTCAATCCAGATAA
- a CDS encoding HXXEE domain-containing protein: MELLFLLSFTLHNIEEAIWLPRWSKHAGKYHPPVSNREFHFALIVVTALGYFITFMAITLGQFYGIVKYIYLGFIFMMCLNSVFPHFVATLVLRKYAPGTLTGLLLNLPIGLTVIMKSLEDGLQLKFIVLAGGLITFLTLISLPYLFRLGSTLSVSNRIGDS; this comes from the coding sequence ATGGAATTACTTTTTTTATTATCTTTTACTTTGCACAATATAGAAGAGGCCATATGGCTTCCCAGATGGTCTAAACATGCGGGAAAATATCATCCCCCAGTGTCCAACAGAGAATTCCATTTTGCATTGATAGTTGTAACCGCATTGGGTTATTTCATAACGTTTATGGCAATAACATTAGGACAATTTTATGGAATAGTTAAATATATTTATTTGGGTTTTATATTTATGATGTGTCTCAATTCTGTTTTTCCGCATTTTGTCGCAACGCTTGTTCTCCGGAAGTATGCACCAGGAACGTTAACAGGGCTATTGTTAAATTTACCAATTGGGTTAACTGTTATTATGAAAAGCCTAGAAGATGGTCTGCAATTAAAGTTTATTGTATTAGCAGGTGGACTTATCACTTTTCTGACGCTTATAAGTTTACCATATCTTTTTAGGCTCGGAAGTACTTTATCGGTTAGCAATCGAATTGGGGATTCTTGA
- a CDS encoding SDR family oxidoreductase produces MFGVSFYSQTIGEPKDIANMAVFLASDQASWITGGIFPVDGGLTTN; encoded by the coding sequence ATGTTTGGCGTATCTTTTTATTCCCAAACAATCGGGGAACCAAAAGATATAGCCAATATGGCTGTTTTTCTGGCATCAGATCAGGCAAGCTGGATTACGGGAGGGATTTTTCCTGTGGACGGAGGTCTTACAACGAACTAA
- the rlmD gene encoding 23S rRNA (uracil(1939)-C(5))-methyltransferase RlmD encodes MTREIPVIKGQTYCLNIVSLGHSGEGVGRYRDFTVFVPGALPGEEVKVKIIECKKSYAKGQLIAVKHSAAERVQPHCGLYRQCGGCQLQHLDYPAQLSAKRQLVVDAVTRIGKIAGVTVKPTLGAANPWYYRNKMQFPVGMDQQEIVIGCFAQGTHAIVNTEHCLIQHQSNNLIARQVRRLLGELEISIYDEKTGAGAVRHVLGRVGAVSGEVMVVLVTACDTLPNKNALVAGLRDNIPGLVSIVQNVNSKKTNVIMGSKTVTLWGQDTITDKLGPFTFHISARSFFQVNTAQAEILYNTAVEYAALTGRETVIDAYCGTGTISLFLARQARRVIGIEIVEPAIRDAWRNAELNGIDNAEFIVGDAVAVMPELYTQGVRPDVIVVDPPRAGCDRPVLEAFAHMQPQRIVYVSCNPASLARDLAVLTEYDYEVREIQPVDMFPHTYHVETVTLLQRKDTTI; translated from the coding sequence GTGACCCGAGAGATTCCAGTAATAAAAGGTCAAACGTATTGTTTGAATATTGTCAGCCTGGGCCATAGCGGCGAAGGGGTAGGGCGTTACCGGGATTTTACCGTATTTGTACCCGGCGCGCTGCCGGGAGAAGAGGTAAAGGTTAAGATTATTGAATGTAAAAAGAGCTATGCCAAAGGGCAATTAATTGCAGTTAAGCACAGTGCGGCCGAGCGTGTTCAGCCGCACTGCGGGCTTTACCGGCAATGCGGCGGCTGTCAGCTGCAGCATCTGGATTATCCGGCGCAGCTGTCGGCCAAGCGGCAACTGGTGGTTGACGCTGTGACCAGAATCGGCAAGATCGCCGGTGTGACGGTAAAACCGACGCTGGGCGCGGCCAATCCCTGGTATTATCGCAATAAGATGCAGTTCCCGGTGGGAATGGATCAGCAGGAAATTGTCATTGGCTGTTTTGCTCAGGGGACGCATGCCATTGTCAATACTGAGCACTGCCTGATTCAGCATCAGTCCAACAACCTGATTGCCCGTCAGGTCCGGCGGCTGCTTGGTGAGCTGGAGATTAGCATTTATGATGAAAAGACTGGCGCCGGCGCTGTTCGTCACGTATTGGGCCGGGTCGGCGCGGTCAGCGGTGAAGTGATGGTGGTACTGGTAACCGCCTGCGATACCCTGCCTAATAAGAATGCGCTGGTTGCCGGACTGAGGGATAATATCCCCGGTTTGGTCAGCATTGTGCAAAATGTCAACAGCAAAAAGACAAATGTAATTATGGGCAGCAAAACAGTAACCTTATGGGGGCAGGATACCATTACGGATAAGTTGGGGCCGTTTACCTTTCACATTTCGGCCCGTTCCTTTTTTCAAGTGAACACCGCGCAGGCTGAAATTTTATACAATACAGCAGTTGAATATGCCGCTTTAACCGGACGGGAGACAGTGATTGACGCCTATTGCGGAACAGGCACCATCAGCCTGTTCCTGGCCAGGCAGGCCCGCCGGGTGATTGGCATCGAAATCGTCGAGCCTGCCATCCGGGATGCCTGGCGTAATGCCGAGCTGAATGGCATTGACAACGCGGAGTTTATCGTTGGCGACGCTGTCGCCGTAATGCCGGAACTGTATACCCAGGGAGTCCGTCCCGACGTCATTGTCGTTGACCCGCCCCGGGCCGGCTGTGACAGGCCGGTGCTGGAAGCTTTTGCTCATATGCAACCCCAGAGGATTGTGTACGTATCCTGTAATCCGGCTTCCTTAGCCCGTGACCTGGCCGTGCTGACCGAGTATGATTATGAAGTCCGGGAGATTCAGCCGGTCGATATGTTTCCTCATACGTATCACGTGGAGACAGTCACACTCCTGCAAAGGAAAGACACCACAATATAG
- a CDS encoding alpha/beta hydrolase-fold protein translates to MKKISKYLLIILALCLLVTPVLSLKADNVIESVETLGFVDIDGSKTNAIVVKYGVDLTGADIDLSTFEINDYGTTLSEEDLNAGSNPGVALKAYVNDKPETSAVGGSGTGNYVIIEVNTDYSVSRFARSWEITMAADVKQVKPIHTAKDVIVPSTKKVVNYTVETYVGYNPMTGQPRDPEYYNYAIKGTYTIKGIEDYELHTIEDGTAFKATYCFDEANGKYWDFDLPYALYVPKDYDPSKKYALVLQIHDAGSMSSNPMLPLTEAQGPSNYASKEFQQLAKDQGLGGAIIVCPAIAEFFNMDKENPKYALRMARDNWTLSCGVPAIWQLMDSLTKTYNVDSNRIYGSGQSMGGMTIMAMAAQRDNYFAAIMPMSCIWGTNFNKDYAFNGSAYYNAPADGKIIWNVDDEGKPCDYNNWFYMCSDDNILYLNTDGNPEYMMLFKDLCAVKVEEAPMVLTKNTTVAERNALVKELVSRKSDLGIYQVTLSGNVGHMSAWFYGHGTFACYEWLMSQTRETEMNRHKLDLNKPYVLAEQQIQTKDRVYSTEKDGTVIYYPTGKLGAGTIGYNSACTALGSDVKLYPGWKPEK, encoded by the coding sequence ATGAAAAAAATATCCAAATATCTTTTGATCATCTTGGCACTCTGTCTCCTGGTAACGCCGGTACTCTCGCTCAAGGCGGACAACGTCATCGAGAGCGTAGAGACCCTCGGCTTCGTCGATATCGACGGCTCCAAGACTAACGCCATCGTTGTCAAGTACGGGGTCGATCTGACCGGCGCTGATATCGACCTGAGCACTTTTGAGATCAACGACTACGGCACGACGCTGAGCGAAGAAGACCTCAACGCGGGCAGCAATCCCGGCGTGGCCCTGAAGGCCTATGTAAATGACAAGCCTGAAACCTCCGCAGTAGGCGGTAGCGGCACCGGCAATTATGTGATCATCGAGGTCAACACCGATTATTCTGTCAGTCGCTTCGCCAGATCCTGGGAGATCACCATGGCTGCAGACGTCAAGCAGGTCAAACCCATCCATACTGCGAAAGACGTGATTGTCCCCAGCACCAAGAAGGTTGTAAACTACACAGTGGAGACTTACGTTGGATATAATCCCATGACGGGCCAGCCGAGAGATCCGGAATACTACAACTATGCAATTAAAGGCACTTACACCATTAAGGGCATCGAGGATTATGAGCTTCACACCATCGAAGACGGTACAGCTTTTAAGGCAACCTATTGCTTCGATGAGGCAAACGGCAAGTACTGGGATTTCGATCTGCCCTATGCGCTGTACGTCCCCAAAGACTATGATCCAAGCAAGAAATATGCTCTGGTCCTGCAAATCCATGACGCTGGTTCTATGAGTTCCAACCCGATGCTCCCCCTGACCGAGGCACAAGGTCCTAGCAATTATGCCTCTAAGGAGTTTCAACAGTTGGCAAAGGATCAGGGTTTGGGCGGCGCGATCATTGTCTGCCCGGCAATCGCTGAGTTCTTCAATATGGACAAGGAAAACCCAAAATACGCACTGCGCATGGCCCGTGATAACTGGACCCTGAGCTGCGGCGTCCCTGCAATCTGGCAGCTGATGGATTCCCTCACGAAGACTTACAACGTCGATTCGAACCGCATTTACGGCTCCGGCCAGTCCATGGGCGGCATGACCATTATGGCCATGGCCGCGCAGCGTGACAACTACTTTGCCGCCATCATGCCCATGAGCTGCATATGGGGCACCAACTTCAACAAGGATTACGCGTTTAACGGCTCTGCATATTACAATGCTCCAGCTGACGGCAAGATCATCTGGAACGTAGACGATGAAGGCAAACCCTGCGACTACAACAACTGGTTCTACATGTGCTCCGACGACAACATCCTCTATCTCAACACCGATGGCAATCCAGAATACATGATGCTCTTCAAAGACCTCTGCGCTGTGAAAGTGGAAGAGGCTCCGATGGTTCTGACGAAAAACACAACCGTGGCAGAGAGAAATGCGCTTGTGAAAGAGCTTGTTTCCCGTAAGAGCGATCTTGGTATTTATCAGGTCACACTGAGCGGTAACGTCGGCCATATGTCCGCATGGTTCTACGGTCATGGCACCTTTGCCTGTTACGAGTGGCTGATGAGCCAGACCCGCGAGACCGAGATGAATCGCCACAAGCTGGATCTCAACAAGCCGTATGTACTAGCGGAACAGCAGATCCAGACCAAAGACAGGGTCTACTCCACGGAGAAAGACGGCACTGTCATTTACTATCCGACCGGCAAGCTCGGCGCCGGCACCATCGGCTACAACTCCGCGTGCACTGCCTTGGGCAGCGACGTAAAACTGTATCCGGGCTGGAAGCCGGAAAAGTAA
- a CDS encoding VOC family protein gives MNNKQTLSINNTFSIRIDDIMIDCDDAQKLGDFYADLLGWNKTELGKNCVSVHSPDHPLRLLCQQENDYIPPVWPETVDTQQKMLHIDFTVSNLQVAVSHAISLGAKVAEKQYNPTQWITMLDPSGHPFCLCLPE, from the coding sequence ATGAACAACAAACAAACCCTAAGTATTAATAACACTTTTTCAATCCGTATCGATGACATTATGATAGATTGTGATGACGCTCAAAAGCTGGGGGATTTTTACGCTGATTTATTGGGATGGAACAAGACCGAATTAGGCAAAAATTGTGTTTCAGTTCATTCTCCAGACCATCCTCTTCGCTTATTATGTCAACAAGAGAACGACTATATCCCCCCTGTATGGCCGGAAACGGTTGATACACAACAAAAAATGCTCCATATCGATTTCACAGTAAGCAATCTACAAGTTGCTGTCAGTCACGCTATATCCTTAGGTGCTAAAGTTGCCGAAAAACAATATAACCCCACTCAGTGGATAACCATGCTCGATCCTTCAGGACACCCGTTTTGTCTTTGCTTACCAGAATAG
- a CDS encoding MFS transporter, giving the protein MISLCLTLSGLLVLSSLYILIPLLNVLSQDLQSPLYLTAYTNTGFSLFYAIGFLCVGKLIPQYGSKRILVYGMFGLAITTWITGMATSMQLLILFRAVQGFIAAAFAPAALTYISDHYPPEKRIVVMSCVTTGFITAGIIGQIFSSAVNDYWGWRGVFGLLAFAYLALALLNNFLLVHSSPSEVKQENLFPAFKKFTSHPDLPKAYFAAFTLLLSFVALYSSLDRYLLSKFQLNSQEAFYIRTMGIAGIAGSLFVPKLAQKLSFQQLAALGIALMLSGLLLCVWSGSVAGVQMALIIFIAGLLITIPSIITLIGQLAGEMRNMAVTWYTFILFVGASVGPLIASADDFTLVIGILAFMLSIAFFSVLRIASGKGGGSG; this is encoded by the coding sequence ATGATCTCTTTATGTTTAACCTTGAGTGGCCTGCTTGTGCTTTCTAGTTTGTACATACTCATTCCGTTGCTGAATGTACTTTCACAAGACCTGCAATCGCCCCTGTATCTAACGGCCTACACCAATACAGGATTTTCTCTATTTTATGCGATTGGTTTTTTATGCGTTGGGAAACTGATTCCTCAATATGGCTCCAAACGAATTTTAGTTTATGGCATGTTTGGGCTGGCCATTACGACCTGGATCACAGGTATGGCAACCTCAATGCAGCTGCTGATTTTGTTTCGGGCTGTGCAAGGCTTTATTGCTGCCGCGTTTGCACCAGCGGCATTAACGTATATATCCGATCATTACCCTCCGGAAAAAAGGATTGTCGTCATGTCCTGTGTCACAACAGGGTTTATTACAGCCGGCATTATCGGCCAGATTTTTTCTTCAGCCGTGAATGATTATTGGGGCTGGCGGGGGGTTTTCGGCCTGCTGGCGTTCGCTTATTTGGCATTGGCTCTACTGAATAATTTTTTATTGGTGCATTCGTCACCGAGTGAGGTGAAGCAAGAAAACCTCTTCCCCGCATTCAAAAAATTCACAAGCCATCCTGACTTGCCCAAAGCCTATTTCGCGGCATTTACGCTATTGCTGTCATTTGTTGCATTGTATTCGTCACTGGACAGGTACTTGCTCTCGAAATTCCAGCTGAATTCCCAGGAGGCTTTTTATATTCGCACCATGGGAATTGCGGGAATTGCCGGCTCCTTATTCGTGCCTAAACTGGCACAAAAACTCTCCTTTCAGCAACTGGCGGCATTGGGAATCGCGTTGATGCTGAGTGGTTTGCTTTTATGCGTCTGGTCTGGCTCAGTGGCAGGGGTGCAAATGGCTCTGATTATCTTTATTGCAGGGTTGCTGATCACGATTCCCAGCATCATTACCCTGATCGGGCAGTTAGCCGGCGAGATGCGGAACATGGCTGTCACCTGGTATACTTTTATCTTATTTGTCGGTGCAAGCGTCGGACCCCTTATCGCCAGTGCAGATGATTTTACTCTTGTTATTGGTATCTTAGCTTTCATGTTAAGCATAGCCTTTTTTTCGGTCCTGCGAATTGCGTCCGGTAAAGGGGGTGGGAGCGGTTAA
- a CDS encoding MerR family transcriptional regulator, with protein MSDYKIGELAKLTNLTTRTIRYYEELGLLGTRDGRCQGQTRYFDNNDIERLKKIHQLKGLGLSLEEIAQVIDLYFTDGRILEGKRKVIEILSAHVSSTEKKITELTAFKKESEENIARIKAIMEEYSKEMH; from the coding sequence ATGAGTGACTATAAGATTGGTGAGCTTGCCAAATTGACAAATTTGACAACAAGAACGATTCGCTATTATGAGGAGCTAGGCCTGTTGGGCACCAGGGATGGCCGATGCCAGGGACAAACTCGCTATTTTGACAACAATGATATTGAACGTCTCAAAAAAATACATCAATTAAAAGGGTTGGGACTTTCCCTGGAAGAAATCGCTCAAGTCATCGATCTTTATTTTACTGATGGAAGAATTTTAGAGGGAAAACGCAAAGTGATTGAAATATTAAGCGCCCACGTCTCCTCAACTGAAAAAAAAATAACAGAATTGACTGCCTTCAAAAAAGAAAGCGAAGAAAATATAGCCCGAATTAAAGCCATTATGGAAGAATATTCAAAAGAAATGCATTAA
- a CDS encoding winged helix-turn-helix transcriptional regulator — MAEKICFVSNKEPFEYTLSIVSGKWKLKIIYLLACTAPARYNMLKKNIDTITHKMLSTQLKELEQEGIVSRKEYPQVPPKVEYSLTPKGESLIPIVIAMCDWGRQNTLIKEPQDKHEV, encoded by the coding sequence ATGGCTGAAAAAATATGCTTTGTAAGCAACAAGGAACCTTTTGAATATACATTATCAATCGTAAGCGGAAAATGGAAATTAAAAATCATTTACCTCCTTGCCTGTACTGCTCCGGCAAGATACAATATGTTGAAAAAAAATATAGATACAATTACCCATAAAATGTTAAGTACGCAATTAAAAGAATTGGAGCAAGAGGGAATTGTTTCTCGAAAAGAATATCCTCAAGTGCCTCCAAAAGTTGAATACTCTCTCACTCCCAAAGGGGAAAGTCTTATTCCGATAGTCATAGCTATGTGTGATTGGGGCAGGCAAAATACTTTAATTAAGGAACCGCAGGACAAGCACGAAGTATAA
- a CDS encoding amidohydrolase family protein has translation MIIDGHSHVTFPIQEHIKAMDAAGIDKTVLFSTTFHPEASKNFADVQSSMEFLNDLLAGKKGSMVEVRQKAVSELMDAIKQYPNRYIGFGAVPAGLELKPTLQYVAENIQNNHLTGMGEFTLGSGQIHLLKNIFRASQEFHNLPIWIHAFFPLTFQDIKEISELAKDYPETPVILGHLGGSNWLETVALIKEISNLYLDTSAYYSTFVLASIINEVPEKCFFGVDRPFGDLQLSKNAVLQFAKTSAIANAVLGENIARLLNIE, from the coding sequence ATGATTATTGACGGACACTCTCATGTTACTTTTCCGATTCAGGAACATATAAAAGCTATGGATGCGGCGGGTATTGATAAAACCGTTTTATTCTCCACAACTTTTCATCCTGAAGCATCCAAAAATTTTGCCGACGTCCAATCCTCTATGGAGTTTTTAAACGACCTGTTAGCCGGAAAAAAAGGCTCTATGGTAGAGGTACGGCAAAAAGCCGTATCGGAGCTTATGGATGCAATTAAACAATACCCCAACCGTTATATCGGATTTGGCGCGGTTCCTGCGGGCCTTGAACTAAAACCCACGCTTCAATATGTTGCTGAAAATATTCAAAATAATCACTTAACAGGGATGGGCGAATTTACACTCGGAAGTGGACAAATACATCTTTTAAAAAATATTTTTCGTGCTTCACAAGAGTTTCACAATCTTCCGATCTGGATACACGCATTTTTTCCGCTGACATTTCAGGATATAAAAGAAATTTCGGAGTTAGCAAAAGATTATCCTGAAACTCCTGTCATTTTAGGACACTTGGGCGGGAGCAACTGGCTTGAAACAGTTGCACTTATAAAAGAAATTTCTAATTTGTATCTGGATACATCAGCATACTATTCGACATTTGTTTTAGCAAGCATTATCAATGAAGTGCCGGAGAAATGTTTCTTTGGGGTAGACCGCCCCTTTGGGGATTTACAGTTATCCAAAAACGCCGTTTTGCAATTCGCAAAGACGTCTGCTATTGCAAACGCGGTTTTAGGAGAAAATATAGCCCGGTTACTGAATATAGAGTAA
- a CDS encoding NADH:flavin oxidoreductase, whose amino-acid sequence MSNIFSPIQVKSIQFTNRIVMAPMVRFGLPSRNGIMGEKMLQDYLGRADKGIGLIISQVLSVSTEEEIAGGAGAYSEQHIGYLNKIAEAYHKNGTRFFAQLGLPGFSFYDNNSEDVNKLTKQELVKIRDLFIRGAEICKKAGLDGIELHGAHTFFLNMITSPYSNKRQDTYGGDLIGRLTLAKEITKSIKSFAGDDFIVSYRMGWNDDLNTDVQIAQALENMGIDMLHVSTGIPEDRKLQLPTDFGYNDVVYTGSHVKKHVNIPVIAVNDVKTLGRGNVLIENDCCDFVAYGKPFLADSDFIKHSRKDSNYKPCFECRECKWFTNGEKCPAQIIAKAHS is encoded by the coding sequence ATGTCGAATATATTTAGCCCAATTCAAGTGAAAAGCATCCAGTTCACTAACCGGATTGTGATGGCCCCTATGGTACGTTTTGGCTTGCCAAGCAGGAATGGCATCATGGGTGAAAAAATGTTACAGGATTATTTAGGGCGGGCAGATAAGGGAATCGGTCTAATTATTAGCCAAGTTCTCTCCGTGTCGACTGAAGAAGAGATAGCGGGCGGAGCAGGTGCTTATTCTGAACAGCACATTGGTTATCTAAATAAAATAGCGGAAGCCTATCATAAGAACGGAACCAGATTTTTTGCGCAGCTTGGCTTACCCGGCTTTAGCTTTTATGATAATAATTCGGAGGATGTCAACAAGTTGACAAAACAAGAATTAGTCAAAATCAGAGATTTGTTTATCCGGGGTGCTGAGATTTGTAAAAAGGCTGGCCTTGATGGTATTGAATTGCATGGAGCACATACCTTTTTTCTGAATATGATTACCTCGCCCTATTCCAACAAACGGCAAGATACTTACGGCGGCGATTTAATCGGAAGATTGACTTTGGCAAAGGAAATTACGAAATCGATTAAAAGTTTCGCCGGCGATGATTTTATTGTGTCTTACCGAATGGGTTGGAACGATGATCTGAATACAGATGTCCAAATCGCTCAAGCTCTGGAGAATATGGGGATTGATATGTTGCATGTGTCTACTGGAATACCGGAGGATAGAAAACTGCAACTGCCTACGGATTTTGGATACAATGATGTAGTTTACACGGGAAGCCATGTTAAAAAGCATGTAAATATCCCCGTCATTGCTGTGAATGACGTTAAGACATTGGGCAGAGGAAATGTATTAATTGAAAATGACTGCTGTGATTTTGTTGCATATGGAAAGCCCTTTTTAGCCGATTCAGATTTTATAAAGCATTCGAGGAAAGACAGCAACTATAAGCCCTGCTTTGAATGCCGCGAATGTAAATGGTTCACAAATGGCGAAAAATGTCCGGCACAAATAATAGCCAAGGCTCATTCTTAA